Part of the Spinacia oleracea cultivar Varoflay chromosome 5, BTI_SOV_V1, whole genome shotgun sequence genome, TAACATCTAGAAATTTACACAAATGGGATGCATTTTGCAAATCTTTTGAGTTCATACTACATTCAATACTACATTATACATACAAATAGGACAGAGATATAATGGACAATCCTTAAGAAATTTGTAAAAACTGTGGTATATTTGGATTATCAATAATCACTCAGCGGTTACAACAAGAGTTTTTGAGAGGTATGGCACTCAAACAGGGGAACTTTTTCGAGGATATATTACAAATCTAAAAGATCAAACTGCATATACACACCGCGATAATAGTTGGTACAATCGATGCTTGAATTTTCTACTTCATTTTCTCATTACAATTGCAAGAGCTTATGCAACAAGCTAAATGCAATCACTTGACAGGACTTCCATTATATATGTAGTGATTAGTGAGTAACTTTTGAAGCTCGAACTTTAGAAAGGATTGCTGTCATCACCGAGTGTGGAGAGCGAAAACGGAGCGATTGCTACATTGAATGTTCTTGATCCTACTTTGTCGATATGAATCATTTCAAAATCACCCTCCTGCggaattaaaacaaaaatacatAACCCAGccattaaaaatttaaaatcttaTGCTTCTAAAGATACACTTAATAATAACCTACTAACTTCGGCTCTGTTCTCTTTACCTAGCATGGTCTGATTTTTTTAGTTATTGGTCTGATTTTTTTAGTTCTGAATTTTTCTGGTTTGGTCTGAATGTTTGTTGCGAGTGCTTTTTGTTTTTatggtctgatctgatttttTCATATCTGGTCTGGTTTTAAGAGAATGAGtaataagcaataagaataaggtgaagaTAACATAAGTCTTATGTTGGATTTAAGACAATCATAACAAAAGCAAAGATGTTTCGAATATGTCTTGCAAAATTTTTACTGTATTTCACTAAAATGGTGTCGAGACTATTGACCCATTAACAAGAGCATTTAAAGTACTCCGTACTTTTGTTTAGGCACACCCTAAGAAAATTGGGGAGAAAACGGAGTAGAGTCTTTAACAGCTTTGATTCATATGTTAAGCGTGTAAGAGACAAGGCATTAAAGCGCAATTAAGCTACAAAACatccaacaacaacaataaccaagccttagtcccaaaatgattacggtcggctaacatgaaccgttataaaagaaaaataaaaggttATACGAAAGAGAGTAGACACGAGGCACGAAAAAGAGGGAAGTAGGGAACACAAAACAAGACAGGTCAGTTTAAGGAAGAGGCAAACATATGTTACGGTGTGTATGCTACGCAAAACAAAATTAAGTATGCGTTATTTCAATAATATATGCTACGGTGAGTATGAGTATATAAAAGTACGTATAACTAATGGCTTATGTGTTGGAAAAGAGACAAGACAATCTCACCATTCTTCCACTAGAAGTACTGAGAGGACATGCAGAAGAGTATTCAAAGCCAGTATTTGGAAGTATAACTGGTTGCTCACCGATAACTCCTATACCCCTGAAAACAGAAGAAGGAAATTGTAAGAGCAAATAAGTTCAAGAACAGAAATCGTGATAGTTGAGATGTTTTCAAACgtgaatgaaaaaaaaaaactgaccaGACATTCTCAATTCTCCCATTGGCATCAGTTATTATCCAATGCCGCCTCAATAATTGTACTGGACGGTCAGAATTGTTAGTTATTCTAATCCTATATGCATAAAAGTACTGCCCTTTCGATGGTTGACTACGTCCCTCAATGTAGACACTCCTAACTTGGACACGAATCCCCTGTAATGTAACGAAAAGGACATTATTTGCAAATGAACTTACTGGTGAGAAATTGAGGATTCTTGTCAAGGAAATATCAAATGGAAAACACAGAAACTGAGCATTCCccttctaaaggtaagattcaAAACAAGCAAACAAGACAAACAgtgaaacaaccaacaaattaTCGGAATACAACCAACAAAATTTTGGGAAGTGGTTGAGGGAGAGTGAAACACAAGATTGAGTGaataaggctccgtttggtttggtgtaaaatgtTTGCAGTGCAATTACAggggaaaacacaattcaaaactagtttttctttgtttggtttcttaaaaaaaaatgggagaagatggtgaagattgagcggaaaaagggagagggaggtaaggtggaaaagtggtttccctcccttttaaatggaaaaggtttttccatctttgagggagttatgaaaaattgtttttcatcccttgtcaaaccaaacaacgtaaaatgattgagaagggcaaatcattttccatgaaaacgttttacaccctaccaaacagAGTCTAAAAGGGGGAACATGGCGCCATAGCGGCAAATGGCATCAATTCTTTTGTTCCTAGCCGCGAATTCCAAATTTTCAAAGGTGAAAAATAACTCCTTCTGAGTATCAAAATGTAGATCATGTTAAATTCTAAGATTTATGGGAAATAGTTGAGAGCCAATGTACCATACATAAAAATGCGGAACTCGATCAGAAACTGTGTGAAAATCAAACGCATTATTTTTCATCCAGATGGCATTGGATTATGACGATTTTCCTCGTATTTCATCTGTCAAGACATTGGAGGAGGCATGGAAGATTATCAAGCTTGAGTATTTAGGCGATAAAACCGTGATTATGCTCAAAATTTGACACTCTGAATATGAAAGAAAAAGAGTCTCTGAAAAACTATTTGTCCAGAGTTAAAAATGGAATGAAGTCTActgtaaaaaaaaatagtaatcAAACAGTAGTAAGGTAAGGAATTTAGGAGATAACAAATGATTTTCATCATTTAGAGTTGTGGAAAATGGGGTAGCTGCAATTAAAGAGTCTAAACTCTAAAGACTTATCGACACGTTGCTTTGATAGTTAATGTGTTCCCTCTCTTCTCATGAAGTAAgaattaattatgaatataTTCACTGAAAAGTGGAAGAGAGGTTttcaattatctactttatcaTTTCCCCAAAAAAACACTCCCGATCattgtttttcttacacactttttattttccttaattacTGTGAATCCCTCAATATGAACACTtgtttaggaacggagggagtactaactAAAAGCTAGGAAACCTAAATTAGAGTGGGTAGAAACATGGACCCACAATCAACACCAAATCCTCGACTATGATAAGACTAAGCGTGAAGCAAACACCACGTTTAACAAATGACACAAAGCTAGAAACTAGGAATACGGATAGCTAAATAAAAAGAATACGCTTCTCTAGCTCTTCCCCAAGTTAGATGTTGGAAACTTGGAACTTAAAGTTTCCAAATCAAATGAAAGATCAGATAAACAGAAACTGAAAGCACTCttgaatataaaaagaaataaaaacacacaaaaatgaTTTGATCAAGTTGCAACAGcctgagtaagtgatcacaagagttatatattaattaatagaAGAAAAGCTTAGTTGTGTACCAAGGTAGTGGCATCACTGGAACACTTCAAAAGAGAATGAGGAGAGATCTCATTGAGTTCATCCCTGTATCTTGCAGCATCCTGCAGACCATCAAAATAACACTTTATGTCACTAGAAGAAACAATACAAGACTACAGAATAGATCGCTTTCCAAGCAATAAACtgcaatcaatcaatcaatagaTGTCCAATTAACCTTAAATCAATAGCAAATGCCAAGTGCAACAGACTCCATAAGAAACTATTTGTATATCAACATACTCCGACCAGGAAATATTTGTACGCATAAAGAACTAGACGCTCAGACCCATATGTTCTAATATTTGCAGAAATAAATCTAAGACAGTAATGTCTTGGTCTAAGCATAAACTATGAAGTATTTCTATTCCGATACTCTATAAACCTTATATCTGGATGTTTAGACATGTACACCAACTGCTTCCGACCAAGAACAAAATATACACTTAACAATAAGTGTTTCAGatataatattaaattaaaagtcAAGTTTGGTAATGTGCTATGGAGTAATTAAAGAGTAAAATGAATTAAGTGGCCTTAGTATTTTTCACCTCGGAGTCCTATCCTGACCATTCCTCTAATAAGAAAATCTTCCCTTGGCTTTGGGGACTCTTCCCAAACCGTCGAACAGAAAAGGTAGGAAAAGTTCCTTGATACTAGTTCTCATGAATCCTTAGTTCAAACTGGATACCAATTTCCAACACATCGCCtattttttgagattttgtTTTGCAATGAGAATTAAAGTGACAAAAGATAATCAAATATACTGTCCAAGTTATCATACAATACTTTCAGTTCCACTACTGTCCCATGCTTATCTATGTACAAGCAGATACTACAATACATGTAAAACTTACACATGCATCAAGTTACAATGTCCATGAAAAAGTACATTGTCAAAGTACGTTACTGCATAGGATTCCTTAGTCAGCAGGACATTCAATTAGTTCATTTCAAGTTAATATCTAACGGAAATGGGCATGGTAAAATGAACTCAGATAAAAAAAAGATCAGGAAATCCCCACTCCAACGTTAAAAAAAAGGTCTGAACTCTAAAAGGGGAAAGGAAAGGGAAAAAGGCGAAGGAGAAGTACCTTGAACCTCTCCTCTGCAATAGCATTTTTCAAAAGTCTCTTCAAACGCAAAACTGGCTCTTCATCTTCAAATACTCTTAATGAATCACGTAGTCTCGCAGCTTCCTTAAAATCCTGAAAGCAAAACAGGCAAAATCAAATATTAAAATTGTGACAGAGAATGTTCTTTTTAAGTACagtaaaaaaaagaagtaaTCATGAACTTTCAAGCCCCTGAGTCAGAATTCCAATGTACAAATAGTCATATACATGAAGTTGTGTATTTCTTaagtattactccgtatattaggATGTCCTGAGAAATTAAGATATCCACTTATGAAAGACATCCACTCTGTAGCTAGTTATGTTAAAGTCTTAAAACAATAAAAACACATGTACTTTTTCAACTCACCCTCTGCCTAAagctattttctaaaatacacTTATTTCAAACTCGTAAAAGTATTTCTGAGACAAAAGTATTGCATCTTGGTTAGTATTCAAACCCTGTAAAATACATGTACAAGTCCAATGGAACTGGAAACAAACATGCATATAAGAAGCCTAACCATGGCTTTCTGTCAAAGAGGTACAACCTCAGAAACATATTTCATTATGCTAATAAATGTTGTTATCCAGAACGGCAGAACCAATTACATACTCTTTATCAAGAAGCATCCCAAAGGACTGAAACACAGAAACACTTGAAATCCATAGTATTCAACCAAGTTAAGTATTTCtctaaattcatatgctttacttaACCTTTGTTTGGTAGGAAGGAGAATGATCGATAGGTGGGAGTGCGACCAAAGGCGGTAATTCCATTTCCATACATTCGATATGATGAAGTGAGGACGATAGGCCTAATTCCCCCATTAAACACAACGGGAGGCTCTTTTTTAAAACTATAGGAATCAAAAGGTTCATTTTACGGAGTACTTCATATTGCCCAAATACCAGACAAATTGAAAATGGATTTACAAATTTACTATATTCTCTCATTCTCACTTCCACTAATCCATTGCCAACATCACATGAGCCATAAAAAGCTAGCAAATAATCTATTGTACTCCTAATTTACAAAAAACCTTCTCTAGGATATACATCCTTTACCGAAACACttcaacaatcaaaacaatCCCTTATAAGAATGATcggaaatgataaaggtcgcaacatgcgacctttaagccgtgtcacagtgGTGACATGGCACGTCTATGTGTCATAAATGtatttggaaactaaaatatttagattatataacctattatacatgtcataaaaaa contains:
- the LOC110789469 gene encoding uncharacterized protein; this encodes MQSLGLKLFTDFGVAARKSCNLKSTNLNGLSDFEVGTQKNRYCPTIGSRNGGFCRIVACSSQKNVDGESSASSSPISDPVQDQGQAGLLSRTQTYAMLKQQMEVAAKAEDFKEAARLRDSLRVFEDEEPVLRLKRLLKNAIAEERFKDAARYRDELNEISPHSLLKCSSDATTLGIRVQVRSVYIEGRSQPSKGQYFYAYRIRITNNSDRPVQLLRRHWIITDANGRIENVWGIGVIGEQPVILPNTGFEYSSACPLSTSSGRMEGDFEMIHIDKVGSRTFNVAIAPFSLSTLGDDSNPF